The DNA segment TTCTAATTTCTTTTTTAACGCTTCTTTACGCGCTTGTTCTTGCTCTTTTAGGCGCGTGAATTCTTTTTCGCTTTCTAATCGCTCGCTTTCTAATTTCGCAAGCTTTTCGGCGTTGGCTTGTTCTAGTGGGCTTAAATTTTTAGCTTCTTGTGTGGTTTGGTTTAAATTTTCGCTTGTTTTTAATGGGTTTTCTTGTGTTTTGAGTAATTCCTCTTGACTGGTTAGCGGTTTTTTAGTAGTATTTTCTCCGTAGACCACTACATCGCTTAATGCGTTGTCGCTCTTAGCGGTTCTGTTCGGCTGAATAAAAGAGTGGATAATGTCAGCATCTCTTACATGATTTCTCATATACCTTTCATTCAATTTTGGTATAAAAGTCCTTAAAATCGTATCATTATCTTGCGTGATTAGCATATATAAGCGCGTATTATTTTCATCTTTAAACGCTTTGATATATTCTTTTTTAGCTATAGCGTTATCTCTATCTTTAATAAAAATTTCAATGTGAGGCTCTCTAAGAATTGGTTCTATTAAGCTAATAAATTTTAATCTATCTTGTGAGTTATCTCTCGTTTCTAAATGTTCTAAAAACCTGTCTTTATTTTCCACGCTCTCTAAAGTTTGTTTAAACTCTTCAACGCTCATGCCTTTAGGCAATGGTGTAGCGTTATCTTTTAGATTTTGGTTCAAATCTTTAAAAAACGCTTCTTTGTCTTCTATGACTTCAAAAGGGCGCGTATCTTGCTCTCTTATGCTTTTAACTAAATTGCTCGATTTAGTGGCTTCTTTGATTTCTTCGCTGGCTTGTTTGACGCCGTTGTTAAGCTCTTCAATGATTTTAAGCGTGTTGTTGCTAAAGTGTGATTTTTTAGCGCTCAGTTCTAACTGCTTACTGAAATCGCTTATTGAGTGGCTTCTTTCTAACGCTCGTTTTATGTGATACTTTAGGGCTGCGCCTGCAGTGGCTTCATTTAGCGCTTTGGGTAGTTTAATCCCTAAAATGCGATCAGGCGCGTTTCTGTATAGCGTTCCTAGCGTGAATTTAGTCCATTGGTATTTTAACGCTCCGCTTAAAGTGGTCGCTAATCCTTGGCTTAAATTTTTCGTTGTAGCTGGTTTTAGGCTTTCGGCGATCTTAGCGTCGTTTTTAAAAAGCTTATGAAAACCGCTCGCTATTGTTTGAAGTTGTTAAATTTAGAGATTTGTTAAGAGAATATTTAGGCGAGACAAACAGAGCAAGGTTATAGCAAGCAATGTTTTTTGGCTAAAGTTTTTGGTAGAAAGCCACTTAGCCATGAAAAACGCAATATCTTTAATCTATCGCTTCAAATCAATTGTTCAAAGACACATGCTACTTAAAATAAAACAAAAATCCTTGAATCAAGCCCAAGTTTGAGAGTTATCGGCTTGAAGTATTCTTTTTCTTACAATTTTTATCAATGTCAAAATCGCATGCTTTTTGCATGTATTCTTCAGCCTTTTGTTTATCTTTTTCCACGCCTAACCCATACCGATAAGACTCTGACAACCCTTCATAAGCTCTAGAAGAGCTCATATCAGCCGCCATTTTATAATAGACAATAGCCTTATCTTTGTCTGGCTCAATACCCAATTGATCATTCCCACTATAATAAATATCCCCTAAAAGGATATAAGCTTCTACATTACCCTTATGCATCGCTTTTCTAAAGCACTCTGTCGCTTTCACATAGTTGCTTGGAACGCCCCTACCCTCCATATACATGATGCCTAAGTTTATATAGGCGTTAGTATAGCCTTTCTCTGTAGCTATTCTAAAATATTCCACGGCTTTCTTTTCATCTTTAGGAACGCCCTTACCCTCTTTATACATCACACCTAAATTGTTATACCCTCTAGGTATGTCGTTATCAACCGCTTTTTGAAAATATTCAGCCGCTTTCTTGTAATCTTTAGGCACACCCCTACCATTTTCATACATGATTCCTAAAAGAACATAAGCAAGCGGCTCGCCATTTTTAATAGCGCTCTTATAAAAAGAAGCCGCTCGCTCGTATTCCTTATTATTATAAGCTTCTTCCCCTTTATAAATATAATTCCTTTTTTGTTCAAGGTGTTCTGCACCAAGAGCGCTAAATAAACACAAACCTACCAAACAAATCTTCAAGGCTAATTTGCTTGCATATCCCATTGTTGCTCCTCTGTTATTAATAAGATCAAACATAATGCCAATAGCTACCGATCTTAAAAAAGAAACTGCATGCGTTCTAGAACCAGCAAACATTCTCAAACTCCATTCTGCATACACCATTTTAGATCTAATATCGTCTCTTGTAATGAGAAATTCTACACTATTTTTATAAACTTTAAAACTAAATTTAAGATTTTCTCGCTAAAAGATCCCCCCTCCCAAAAAAATAAGGCTAAATAGGATTAAAAACCCGTATACGACAAAGAATTAAAATTCTTTCCTTGGATCCGTTGATCCATAGAAAACGCTCCCTTTAGTTTTAGGCAAAACTTGGATCGCATTCACATCACCCATGACCGGCTTAGTAACGATTTGATAGCCCATTTTAGTGAGGTTATCTTTCACATCAGCGGGCATGCCAAACTTTTCAATCCTCAATTCATCAGGCAACCATTGCATGTGGAATCTAGGGGCTGAGACCGCTTCAGAAATATTCATATTGTAATCAATGACATTGGAAATCACTTGCAACACCGTAGTGATAATCCTAGACCCTCCAGGGCTTCCTACCACCATGAAAACCTTATTGTTTTTCAACACAATCGTAGGCGACATGGAGCTTAAAGGGCGCTTATTGGCTTCAATCGCATTCGCATCGCCCCCTACTAAACCATAGAGATTAGGATTCCCAGGCTTTATGGAAAAATCATCCATTTCATTGTTCAATAAAAATCCTGCCCCATCAATACTAGCAGCGCTTCCATAAGAAGCGTTAATGGTGTAAGTAACGCTGACTGCATTCCCCCACCTGTCCGCTACAGAATAATGCGTGGTATTGCTCCCCTCATGCAACTGCCCCATTCCTGGTTTGATTTGAGAGCTTGGCGTAACCGTATCTGGCTGGATAGTGTCAAAAATCTTTTTGGCATACGCCTTATTAATCAATTTATCCACCGGCACTGAAACAAAATCAGCATCTCCCATATAAACCGATCTGTCCGCATAAGCTTGACGCATCGCTTCTGCAGCGATATGGATATTTTTAGAAGCCCCATACCCAAGGGTGCTTAAATCCGCATTTTCCATGACATTTAAAATCTGGATCAAATGCGTGCCTCCTGAACTTGGCGGCGACATAGAAATGATCTTATACCCACGATAACTCCCTACCACAGGTTTGCGCCATTTCACATTGTAACTGGCTAAATCTTCTTTAGTGAT comes from the Helicobacter pylori genome and includes:
- a CDS encoding DUF3519 domain-containing protein, which codes for MKLPKALNEATAGAALKYHIKRALERSHSISDFSKQLELSAKKSHFSNNTLKIIEELNNGVKQASEEIKEATKSSNLVKSIREQDTRPFEVIEDKEAFFKDLNQNLKDNATPLPKGMSVEEFKQTLESVENKDRFLEHLETRDNSQDRLKFISLIEPILREPHIEIFIKDRDNAIAKKEYIKAFKDENNTRLYMLITQDNDTILRTFIPKLNERYMRNHVRDADIIHSFIQPNRTAKSDNALSDVVVYGENTTKKPLTSQEELLKTQENPLKTSENLNQTTQEAKNLSPLEQANAEKLAKLESERLESEKEFTRLKEQEQARKEALKKKLE
- a CDS encoding HP1117 family Sel1-like repeat protein, which encodes MGYASKLALKICLVGLCLFSALGAEHLEQKRNYIYKGEEAYNNKEYERAASFYKSAIKNGEPLAYVLLGIMYENGRGVPKDYKKAAEYFQKAVDNDIPRGYNNLGVMYKEGKGVPKDEKKAVEYFRIATEKGYTNAYINLGIMYMEGRGVPSNYVKATECFRKAMHKGNVEAYILLGDIYYSGNDQLGIEPDKDKAIVYYKMAADMSSSRAYEGLSESYRYGLGVEKDKQKAEEYMQKACDFDIDKNCKKKNTSSR
- the ggt gene encoding gamma-glutamyltransferase; amino-acid sequence: MRRSFLKTIGLGVIALSLGLLSPLSAASYPPIKNTKVGLALSSHPLASEIGQKVLEDGGNAIDAAVAIGFALAVVHPAAGNIGGGGFAVIHLANGENVALDFREKAPLKATKNMFLDKQGNVVPKLSEDGYLAAGVPGTVAGMEAMLKKYGTKKLSQLIDPAIKLAENGYAISQRQAETLKEARERFLKYSSSKKYFFKKGHLDYQEGDLFVQKDLAKTLNQIKTLGAKGFYQGQVADLIEKDMKKNGGIITKEDLASYNVKWRKPVVGSYRGYKIISMSPPSSGGTHLIQILNVMENADLSTLGYGASKNIHIAAEAMRQAYADRSVYMGDADFVSVPVDKLINKAYAKKIFDTIQPDTVTPSSQIKPGMGQLHEGSNTTHYSVADRWGNAVSVTYTINASYGSAASIDGAGFLLNNEMDDFSIKPGNPNLYGLVGGDANAIEANKRPLSSMSPTIVLKNNKVFMVVGSPGGSRIITTVLQVISNVIDYNMNISEAVSAPRFHMQWLPDELRIEKFGMPADVKDNLTKMGYQIVTKPVMGDVNAIQVLPKTKGSVFYGSTDPRKEF